From Selenihalanaerobacter shriftii, a single genomic window includes:
- a CDS encoding YlbF family regulator, whose amino-acid sequence MSIIEKAETLGEAIVESSEYGEFKKAEEAMYADDDAKALLDEYQAKQKQLQMAQMNGQQVSQDQQQELQGIQAKLQENDSFKEFMSAQKQFGQVMESVNKVLSSHIEGEDAAEECNSGCC is encoded by the coding sequence ATGTCTATTATTGAAAAAGCAGAAACATTGGGAGAGGCAATTGTAGAGTCATCTGAATATGGTGAATTTAAGAAAGCTGAGGAAGCAATGTATGCAGACGATGATGCTAAAGCATTATTAGATGAATATCAAGCTAAGCAAAAACAGTTACAGATGGCACAAATGAATGGTCAACAGGTTTCTCAAGACCAGCAACAGGAATTACAAGGAATTCAAGCTAAGCTACAGGAAAATGATAGCTTTAAAGAATTCATGAGCGCACAAAAGCAATTCGGTCAAGTAATGGAGAGTGTAAACAAAGTATTATCTTCTCATATTGAAGGAGAAGATGCAGCAGAAGAATGTAATAGCGGTTGTTGCTAA